From the genome of Tripterygium wilfordii isolate XIE 37 chromosome 6, ASM1340144v1, whole genome shotgun sequence:
AACTTCTCTCATATATTATAGACACTTTTTTGAGCCTAAGAAAAACAGAGAGTCTTGATGTCACATATTGGACACCCGTTGAGAAGTCGGACCATATATTAGACCATGAGAACAATACATGAagttggattggattggattgaatTATAACATGTTATCGGAGTAACGTCTTAGTCCAGCTGGATGAGTCTCTACATGTTTATTTATTGGATCTAGCATAACCCAATTTGTAAGTACAAGAGAGTGTCAACACTAAAAGTCTATTTGTTTGGTATAACCCAACCAAGTTATTTACAAACAAAACTCTCAACTTTTTTCACATTGTAGAAGCATTTTCTAGGCCTAAAAATCATCCGCAATGACCCTTGAAGAGCAAATATGTGCTCTTCAATTCATTGTAGACCATAATTTGGGGGTCTTGGACAGAGTTGAGTCTGCTAGTTTATGATGCCGGaaatgtgggacaaaccttcaAATTGAAATCTTGGTCAAACTATGTAAAAATAGTAAACAGTCTATGTATGGAATAATTGCTTCTCCGCAAATTGTAGTTCCAGTCAACCATCAAagacaaattttttatttattttttttatatctgaAAACGAtacatacaagtttgtcatttagaCATTTGGTATCGGCCTAACCTCGGATCATCAGATCCACGCGCATAGACATTTCTCACTTGAAGATGGTATAAACTGAGTCAAAACCCAGTGCGTGACCACGAGACTATTATTCTTATTGAGAATCGAAATTACCAAACAATGTTTATGACAATTGTTGAACATAATAACCCATTAAACTATTTGACTTGACTGACCAAAATACACGTAAATTACTAAAATTGGATCTGGTTTGACTTGTCAAtgattaaaagaagaaaaaattccaCTTTATATGAAGATTAATTCAGCTTTTGCTAGTTAGAAGGGGACAGAGAATGGATCACATATATGATTTTACAAAGCAGTAGCGTGTAAACTAGGCATAATTTTACTAAAATAATCCACACATTCATACTGACAGAGTCAACACTCCAAACCAAATTAATGGTCGCCTAATTAACTCAGTTTTGCCATTATCCCTTTTAATTCTCATTAACTCACTATTTAAATCGTTAAGACCACTGatgtagaaaaaaaatttctcagaaATCATAAATATCTAGTATTTAGCATTACTAatccaatgattttttttattctaaacaAAAATCGACGAGGCGACAATTCTATATCGTTAGATATAAATTCAAAGAATTCGATATTTCGATCAGGataaatttgttaaaaaaaattagatcgTTGGATTCATTCGGTTAAAtactaaatatttataatttttataaaaaaaaaaatttaatgtacCATTTGGCACCGGTCCTTCCCCGGATCCTTAACTATTCCCATTGCCATCACACAAACCACAACACTTTGTTCAAAATTTGACAACACCAACgcacacccacacacacacactaaacTACTAAAGACTTCTtggtctcttcttcttctttgttattCCCTCctctgcttctctctctctttctctctctttctctctctctatctgtaTGTGTGAGAGAGAAATTGAAAGATGGGTAATGGATACAATCATCACCAAACTCTTCATAATCTTCATCACAAGACCACATTCTTGCCTCTGTTGTGTTCAAGGCCTTCAATCAAAGATGTGGCAATACCCAGATGGGAAGATcgatcttcttcatcatcaaacgATCCCCTGTCACCAAGAATCGGTTGTATGGGTCAGGTCAAGCGAAATGACAAATTCAATTTGGGATTTCACCCATCTCGCAAAGCAACTAaaaacatcaacaacaacagcaacaacagCAGCCCTGTGAAGTACTTTAAGCTCAGGAAGATTTTCTCAGGCAAGAATTACAGTGTCAACACAAGTAGTATTGCCACATCCACGACCAATAAtaacagaagaagaagaggagggagTTTTGATTGTGGAAGTGAACCCAAGATTGTTGATGGTAAGGAGAATTCTGGGTTTGTCAATATAGTTGAGATGGACCCTCCATTGCCTGTGATTAGGAAAGTGAAACCAGCAACATATGGAGGAGGTGAAACGGCGGCAGAGAGTCTTTGGAAGAGGAGATCTGGTGGGGTTGCATTGCAGAGTTTGAGGCTTCAACAGATTCAAATCAATAGACATGGTATTGAACCAACTACTGTTTGATATTGTTGACAAATTATATAAGTAGTACTACATAGAttcatttttaatttctaattttttaCATCAAATAGTTTGATCGAGAAGAGTCTTACGGattctagtgttttttttttatcccagCAGTTTCAAATTCTAATATGAACGCaaacgatttcatatgaatcatacgAGACCCacaatttcatatggatcatgtgcgtccatctcaacatttgggaaAGAAATTTATTTTGATCAGAAGTCATATTCCTAGAGATGTGTGAATATCTTGCACAATAGGAACAGAAAGCTGCCTTCTTTTGTTGAATGTCAGGGTGGTTGGATGACAATTGCGAAAATAACCACCCTATCCGTGTTGGTTATGTTGGTTCCAATAAATCCAAGAAGTCAGCCAAGGAAGGTGTTGGCTTGGTGATAAAATGCATGTTAGTCGTGCTCTTCCATCCGTGTTCAATTCTCTCCCGAGGCTGAGCTCACACATGGATTAGGTAACATGGATTTTTAAGTCTTGCCTATATGCATAGTTTATAGACTTCTAGGCGGGTGGGTTCAATGGGTTTATCCGGTATGCAGCCAGACTTAACCTATCTTCCACGTCCTTTTTGTAAATCTTTGCACACTTGAGGCTTGCCTCGCACCACGTTATAGcatattttttgtcattttaccCCTAATTTATGTGACATGTAgataaccattgattataaacacatatgtaggACTCATTTAACACTTCACAATAATTAACTAATTGAGGGTAAAATGAGGTTATATTTTGGGATACATCCTCTACGTTTCTTACCTAAAGAGGATAAAATTTTCACATAACCAATGCAGTGCATATCACTAGTATCTAAAGAGTGTTTTTCTACATATGGCCGTGTATAAGACAACTAAGCATCACAAACTAAACAAAATTATGGCTGTGGtaaaatacacacacacatatatatcataaGAAAAACTAGATAGGGCCTTGGACAAAGCTTCTTTTACACAATAATGGCTTAATAACTGGTaccaccataaaaaaaaatgtcccTTAAACATGGATTCAAATACATTCATCAACAGTGGCTAAACATCTTTAGATGAAAGAGACACCATTAATCCACAAGAACAGAATAAATTGTTGTATATGGCCTCAACTTCCAATATTAGAATAGACTTGACATGTTAAGGCCACGACCTATATTATGGCCGGCCGGTGAAACCCACCGTCCCAAAGAGAGCACGCTCTTGAACGTAAACAAGATTCGCAGAACCAGATAAAATTGTTTCTCTTGTTTTCCATTCCTCTATTTTTCCATATCAGTTATTTGCTAACTGTTTCAGGAAAAGCATAAATCGACTGATTTTTCGATGCAAGAATAAATATGTAACATTCATCTTCATTATTTCATGCCTACATACAAGTTAGGTAAAAACGTTACCATGACCATATCCGATGAGATCATTCGAAGGAAGCCAATTGAGGATTTCCCAGCCGTAAACAGAGCCTTGTTCCATTATCAGTGATCCGGCCCTGATCAATCCACCGCACGACATCCATGATAACTAGCAACAGGAACAGAGTTTGATGGAAAAAAATGAGTATATGCACAACTGCTAAATCTGTAATCCATTAGCTAAAACATAGAGTAAATAAGGTCACAACAGAACAAGGTAATCTAAATGCATCATCAATGTTACATTGAGTGCATTTCTAATGACTAATGAGGATATATACACCAACTCTACAGACCACTCACAGCAGGGATACCCACTCAATTCCTTGCAACTGACCACAAGCCCCTTTACGATACGTGCTGCAGAATAAACCTCATCCACTGTACAGTTAATATCATAACGAATATGCAACACTGAAGCCAAAACTTTCGACCACAAACCAGAATGGGATTCCTATTCAAGTTGTTTCACAGGAGAGAAGAGTTCTGTCACTGCATCAACTCTGCCATTCATCACTTTTGCTCCGGTGCAAACCTCCCACAGGCAGAAAGCAGTTTCCCAGGCAGGTGGTGGTTGACTTTCCAGCAAGCAGATCACGAACTCAGATATTAGTATTACCCATCGTGTTCCACAGGTTCACTTGAGCAATCATCCTGGATGACCTTTTTCTCCTTTGAAAGGCAATCCACCGGGATGTAGACATATCCTTTGGGCAATTGCTGATTCTTCATAGAAGCTTGATCCAAAGTCATAACCAGCTCTTTTTCAAAACTTTCGATAAGCTGTAACTCGAAACATCATGCAAGAATTTTAGATTACATTCACATTCACGCAGATATCAAGTGATATAGAACATacaagaaagaagaacaagTATTGACCTTTCTTGATTTTGAACTCCATTCTCCATCATCCAAAGAATTAAGAGATGAACCAGAAGGTTTATGAAGGATTTGGTTGCCAGAAAATGGCACCCTCTCAGTAGCCTGTCTTGTAAATATATTTTGGGACGAGGAGCTGTCATCTGTCTTTTGGTCGGTGTCCATGGATACAGGAACCTTGATCAAGTTCTTAAAAGAAAGTGTGCTGTCAATGGTAATATCATCTGATCGTTGGATTGCTTCACTGCTAGATTTGTAACCATCTGTGTGGCCTTTGAGGGATGTTGTAGCTGATTCTGAACTATCTGGATGAAAAAAGGGACTATGCACAAGCACAGAACGAGCTACGTGGTCTCTTTTGTAGGCAAGAATGTCATGTGAACAAAAAACCAGCTCCCTCTGCAAACATTCGCAAGAAAGGATGTTCTCATATGACAAGTTCTCACAAATCTAAAAAACATTTTAACATGATTGGCTATTAAAATTGAGATGCATTGGCATGAACCACTTAGTCCAAACATCTACCTTTATCTTTTCGCGTCTGCTAATTCTCTCACAAAGAAGGCGTAATCTCTCCAACTCGACCTGCCAAAGGGCATATAAATGAGaccttaaaattgcacaagcCAATGCAAAATGTGGGAAAATAACTGTAATAGAACCATAAATACAATGTATAAAAAGACTACTAGAGGAGAATTTCCACATACACGAGAAGATTTCACCATAATAAATGCATTCAACTTCAGTATATGTCATCCTCAAAGAATAACCCATTGCCAGAAGTTACAAGGAAGCAATCTCACAATCATAATGCAAAAGAGATTATATGATAATAGCCACTTTACAAGGCATGAACACAGATCCACAATCAGGACTTCAGCCAAAATTCCACTACTAAGGGCATACTAAAAAAGCACCCACTGTGACAATCCCAACCATCATCACTGTTGTCAAAGCTCTACTCCCAAACAATTTGGGGTCAAGTACGAGTCCATAGGACATGCTAACATGGTTTTTGGGTTTTCCAGAGAAACTTTGACACCATATATAACATGACAAATAGGTACTATCTAACAACAAATTGTAATCATATCCCAAGCTGAATCTGTAAATAAACAATGATAGAAAAACCCTTACCCTGATTTGCTTGATACTCCTCAACTCCTCAAGTCCATGCTTTTGAGTCTTAGCATATGCAAGTCAAGTGCCACAATAAGAAATAATGGAAAGAAACTACAGAATCGAAACTACTTCATATGTAGATATAAAAGCCACACCTTTGTCCTCTGTTCCAAGCTATGTTTTTCACAGTAAGCCTTGTGTTGCAACTTGCCACCACTAGTCTTAATATTCATGTAGAAGCCAGCACTTCTAGCACACGATGGATGAAATGTGGTCTGACAGTGACCATAGTTACACTGCAGAGAATGAATTCATAAAAAAGACAATTTAATAATTGAATTTTGCTAAGAACTAAATATGATGAAACAATACAGATAATGGAAAACCTCACCGTTATGCAGACACCGTGTTTGCAATGACAGATACAACAAGTATCAACCCCCTTTGTAACTGTCTCCTGGCATTCCATAACATAGAGGAAAAAATTACAAGGGACTGTTGAATCTTACTCTAAGTTCAAAATACAAAATGATAATTGAAGTGTACCATATTCACGACGAATTAATTTATCCATTTAGTAAAATAACAGAACAAGTCAACTAAACAATTCAAaagtttaatgcaatttattttAGCTAAGCAGTAAGTATCAGAATTGCCACCAGTTATGGCAGGTGCATACCATTCCTTCAACAGAATTTACTTGTCCTCTTCTGAATGCTGATTCAAAGATCCActagaaaacaaataaacaaagagtCAATAGCATTTCAATGCTCAGAAAAGAGGATATTATCAAAACTATTAATATTACCAACAAATAACAATATAATATTTCACCTCTGCACAAAGGGCATGGACCCATTGACCATCAGAAGATTTCCTAAAAGCACCAGTAGTGCCACCGCATAAACCACATTCTGCAACAAAATAGGGTTTCTCCAAAAAATTGACCGTAGGAGCTCCGGGGCATCTAGATGGCAACAACGCTTCACATAATTCACAGTACCATGGACCTGTAGATTCTTTCATATTATGATAGCAATCCAAATGGACTGCAACCTGTTAGCAGAACAGTATGTTAGCCTTGCAAGCAGACAACCAAAAAGTTAACATAAAATCCAAAAGACACTATGCACAGCTTAGAAAACCTTGCAACCGGAGCACACTAAGATAGGGTTCAAAATTGTCTCAGATCTTCTGCATATGTCACATGATCTAGGATGCTCTTTGGAAAAATCTGAAACTGACTGAACATAATCAAAATACTTTTCAGTTAAAATTCTTGGGACAGCCACCCTTGAAAGTGTCTGCTTTGGCCGAGGCATCAACTGAGAAGAAGTGCAAATCCATCCACTAGAGTTgttcaatttcatcaaattctgCAAAGAAGTTAAATAATATTCATGACAACAATACAGAGGTTGAGCAATGATTCCATGGGAAACTATCATCAGGGATAAAAACTAACTCATCAAAATAAGTACCTCCTGCTTAGCAGACTCATCAAATGCATCTTTCCTAAATGATGAAATCCTAGATGAAGTTGCAGCTGCAGCAGTTGCAGCAGCTAGCACAGCCTGTGCTTCCTtatgctttctttctttcctaccCTGCTTCTTTGCTTCTCTAAGGTCACAGAGATATTGACTAACAAGCGCAGCATCCCAACTTCGGCTATGTGCCACATCAATTTCATGTGATATAATCTCAACAACCTTATGAATTAAACCATCTGCAATGACAATTTATAGACAGGTAACCATTAGGCTCATATGTACCCACACGCAAACAAGTAAAGTGGTAGTAGCCGTAAAATGTCATagaaaaagcaaaagaagagaCCAGTAAAGCTCTTTCTTCCAACTGCATTCCCAAGCAATCTAtgttgaaaataaataatttcccCCTCCACTTCATCTCTTGGAGACAGCTCTAGCACTCCAACTTTCCTAGCCTCAGCAAGCTCCTCTAACTTTACCCTATCTAATTTTCCAATCAAGCCACTGCACTCTGGACATTGATTTTGGCAATTACAGCAGGCACTGGCACGGGAAGATTCTTCCAGATGAGACCTTCCTTCCTGCTTTGGGTCTGCAAGAGTGAAATCTCAATTAGATATTAGATAAACAACAAAAGAACATACAAAAAGGACGGGGCAAGAAAGAAAGTTCGCCATCAAAATCATACATCCTATCTCTTCTACCTTCAGCTTCATAGTCTGTGTTCTTTAGAAACAATTCACTATGCATCTGCAACTTCTTACTGATCCACAGGTGAATATAACAATTAGAAGCTGCTCCCATTTTTCTGTGGCACAAATGCAGAAATTCTAGAAAATTTACTACTGAACCACAATTTTATATTAAGTacataaaaaagacaaaaggagaACAATCTTTTTGGAGGTTCAAACATGCAATATAAGGAAAAAGAGAAGTCCGCACAATATAAAAATCTTACATGAGGTCGACGACAACTGAGTTTCCATTTGCACAAGCAAGACTTCTCTGATTGCCATTCACTACAATATCCGGCTGAGGAAAAGCTGAAACCACAGGCTGGCTATATGCATGTAAGTTGCCATTTGACGGCTCACCTGAAAGATATGCAGAAAtaccatacatttgtctaaaggaaaaaaataatggcatcatacaaaaagtcaaaattggGCTGCAGAACATAAACAacgttttttaaaaattaaaggtGTTCTACAGACATGGGACCAAGGGGCTGCCATCCAATTAAATTAAAGGATGCTAAATTGGTGCAGAAATTAGATTGCAAGCATTTGAACATGAAGACAAGAAAATCACATCTTCTGAAAACTTAACTAATGACATAACACTTTTCGAACAATATATGATAGTATATGAGAATTTAGTATTAACCCAAACTAAGTCTTCAGAAATATCCAACTCATTAAGGACTATTAGCTCAATCCTCGAAGGCAAACAACTATTTCAGTGTCATTTTCTGCTCATGAATAAGAGTACTAAGTCGAGCTCTTTCATCTATAGAGTTTGACTTTACACTGAAAATTTGatatgaagcattgaaattcaGATAAACTAAATATAAACCTTTGGTATACTTTAACAGCAAAGTTTTCTTGTAGATTCTTTATCTTACACATTATACACAGTAACAAACCAACAGcagaaaaattagaaaactgATTCTATCATCAACACCAGTATTTCTCTCTCCGTGcgtgacaaaaagaaaaaatagaaggtTCGGAAAAGTTGGGCCAGAATATTAGAGTTAGCGGCATCCTATGAAGTTTTCCAAACAAAAGTGTGGGGAAAGCCACAATTAGAATATCAGTTCTGACGTACATTTATAAGACAAAATAtaaagcatcatcatcatcaaatcctCAAAAGTTtagggtcggctacatgagtttatgagaacatcGACGGGAATCCACActgtgtatttgttttctccattcatttatATCATGGATCGTACATTAATCCACTCCTATTAACTTcagaaaatataaaacataatCACTGTAATTTTGCAACATGGACGTGATCATTTCAGCACCGATACTAATGCAAGGGATCTACTGAAACGAGTTAAGGGTTATAGGATAAACATGTGATTATGAACAAGCTGCATGCAAGTCTATGATTGGCTGCTATGACTAagttacaatttgaaatttgacattTTGTACTTGTTTCAGGAAAGATTTATATCAGGTGAATACATTTAGAtgcaaaatgaaaatcaaacggtgaaggttttcttttgtttaaaaaaaagaagtgaaaataTGGTAACCAGAAGGTGACAACACAAACGAGGATCTAACCAAAAAATGATTTCAGTAAAGCATACCTTCAGACTTCAGTGAATGACCCACAGAATCATGAAATCCATCAGTATTAGATGAGCCCtaaacaagcaaaaaaaaaagtcacatcATTAAACAGAAAACTTGGTAATGGaaaaaattttatcaaaaaaaacacaaccgagaaaaaatcatataataagATAAATTGACCGATAAAGGACAATTAAGCAGGCATGCACAATGGAACTTGAGCTCAAGGGTGCACGTGTCCTGGAGTATGGACATTGGCACAAGGGACCTTGAGCTCAAACTATGCATAGTTTGTCAAAACCTAAGGTCCTTATAGTGTTTCACCATTTTCACTTATTGGAGGACTTGAAACAACAGGTACAGAATAAATCAtttgaagggaaaaagaaaggaCAGAAAACTGACTGTTTCAGGCCAAAATGCATTCAACTAACACGAACTTTGCTTCTCTAACCGGGGACTCGGTGTCTTAAATTTATAACAGATCTCTTATGTGCAAACCAATCAAGTTTCATCTGTATATAACCAGTCAGTTTCAAGACCCTAGACCCAAAACCCTAGATAGGTAAATTTTAAATCACAAAGAGAAATATCAGGTGACGAAATAATGGAAGCGCTTTGTGGTTAAAAAAACCCCAGTAATAAGCAAGCACACAATTGAAAATCTGGAATGCAAATTCAGTCAATCAACAAACGAGACTAAATATATAACCACATTGGTGAttcaaaaattaataaagaaaacacAACCCAAAACATAACAAGAAAGATTCGAAGTAAGAAAAAAAGACATGGAAAGATTACCTTTTCAGAAGCATTGGTGATGGTCCATTCACTTGAATTTTCTTGTTCTTCACTGACCACTCTATCTACTTTAACCTCATTGGTCTCTATCCCATTCTCAATTAAAAATTCCTCATAGAATGGAATTACTTTGTCATTCCTCGAAAACCTAATATTGCTGTTGGTTCTTCTCCTAGAAGGTACACACTTAACAGCACCAGGAACCGTTATATCAGACTCTGTTACAGTTACATCATCAGGAGAATCAACTGTTCCATTCTCGTCTTCCAATGGGAATTTTACATCAATATTCGAGTTTCTCTGCAGAAAACCCATGTAGGCATGATTCCTGAGCCATTTAGCTATTTTAAATCGCAACTGAGGAGCCAAGGTATCatcctgaaaaagaaaaaaccacgaaatcagaataaaataaaaaagaaaaggcaaaaaagGTTGAGTTTACTTGCTCGAATCAAACAGAAAAGGAGTTGATTCATTACAGCAAGTCTAGATGATAATGAATCGGGTGGAATGCCAATATCTGATGCCACTTCTTTCACATTGACTTTGCCCCGCTCAATTAACTGCAAGATTAGAAAATGTAAGATGCAAAACAGCTAAATGTTAATAAATATGGAAGAGTATGGTTAAATACTCTCGAACAAATAAGTGCAATACATGGGGAGAATGCtggatatgagagagagagagaggcatatATAGAAACCTTCTTTAGAATCGGAGCAAGATTCACACTGTCAAATGGCTTAAAATCATCACTGTTTCTCCTCCCTGACATAGCCATATTAGCAATATTTTTGGCTTGCAGGGTATCAGCACATTCTGAGACAATTTCAGTCTTTAGTATGGTATCGGACAGGCCAAACTCTGCTAATTCTCCATCATTGCATTCATCATGAGACTGACAAGTTTCTCGGTGGACTGAAATGTTTTCTCCACTTCTGTGGTTATCCAGCTTGTTTGTCGACAACAATGGAAGAGGAGTGGTACCAGACACATCACCATTAACAGAAAGAGAATAATGTCCTTGCGCCATACTGCAACTACCAAGGCCATCAGAGTGCTTTGAGCAGAAAGCCCGTAGCTCAACCTACAAGTATAAAATAAATAGGCAAATCTCATCAGAAACTCCATAACAGCTTCAAGTTGTTatattctataaaaaaaaaagcttcaagTTGTTATAATAGATATAGAAGCGTTAGCATCTTTTTAAGTAATCACAATGACTAAAATAGAGACAAAAGAAATACATCATCACACCCATATCTTCTCCAGACCTCCATTCTGTTTCTAGCCTCCCTGGCACAAATAGGATGAAAAGAAGTTCTGCAAGCTCCTGAAAAAAGAGTACATTACAACTGGAAGTATGATTAACTTGTGAACAAACCAAAGACGATAGTATGAACAGCAGAAGAGGACATACatccaaagacaaaaaaaagtccAGTACGAAGCACCTCAGTTAAACATTAATAAGAAATACACATAAATCGAAAATGACAGGAGCATAGGCAACCTCAAGCAGCTATTGACGCAGCATAGAGTGAAACTAGAGAGTAAACTAAGGTATTACAGAACCGTAAAGGAACTACATAAGGGAATGGGTATGTTGACAATCGGATCACCAACAAAAGCAGCTAAAATGAACTAATCTTAATAGACTCATTGATCCATAAAGTGCAACACAGAAGCCTATATACAGTGCTTTTATAAATTATAACTATATATTCTAGAAGCGACTACAGAACATGTCCTCCAAGAGACCATTCACAGAACTATTGTCATTTCATATCCACACTAACTAAAAATCCACAACCACAGGCAATAATAAAAATCTTAACACGTTATCAGGAATTACAGAAAGGATAAGTACCGCCACCACAACTAACAGTTCATGTTACAAGACTCTGAATATGAGTCCATCAAAGGATTTCCCAATTATAATTTACAGCCAAAAAGTTTAAATATCGAAAGTTCAAAACAATTAATGTCAACTTGTACATACAAAGGAATATGATTGAACTAAGTTCACTTCATCTTCAATTTTATGTAGCGAATGGAAATGCTGTCAGAATCAAGCCAGACTCCCATCAAGACATCATACTTCCATAATAGGTAGATTAGTAGCACTGCTTCCTATACAGTAAAAACCCCCACGAATATTCTCAATAAATGTCTGTTGCATACTATGCTGATATCATCGTTTGAGAGGATTATTTCTTCCAAAACTCCTAATAAAGGTTGGATCTATGCATGATACTATCCTGAAAATTGATTACTTTCCAAAACAATCAAGCAGGTTGACCCTCACATGTCACCATTACTTCCAAACCTGAAACACTAAAAAGGGTCATTTTAACATCTCCGTTCTTCAAAAAAGCCACATACAAATAACTTTCCCTTTTCGTTGATATAAAAACAATAAACTGTTCCTATTGAGATCCTGCATATGGCATAATTTTAATTCCCACCAGTTTCCTAGGAAGAAAATAATGTTGCGACAATTCAACATAAATCCAACTCCAAAACTTATTGAACATttcaaataataattttatatacACCTCaaccatatatcatatatggaaTGAGTAAAAGTGAGATTCATCAGGATTGCACCACAATGGCAAAGTTCAGCTCTAGAACCCTCTAAAATccataaaaggtaaacaactctcgtgcacaaatCTCCCGCCTTGGAGGAAAAATGGTCAGACAAGCATAGTCTTACCTATGCAATGCTGAGAAGTTACTACCAAGATTTGAACAcacgaggcccaacactagggcaaATACACACAAAGGCCTACACTTAGCCACTTAGGGTAACAacaaggggggggggggttaaATTTTAGAAGCTAAGGTTACCATATTAAGATTATTTACTTTGTCATCAAtctaataagttaacttgttgatttggggcatttcacatcatttataccatattctaaTAGCGGTTAAGTAAACTTACCATTGGGCCAAAGGACCTAAGGCCTATAAAATTCATCACGATAAAACTAATAGTAATAGCAAATATCAACAATTCCAttgaataaaaacataaaagataaaatttatgaaatattgACGTCAATAAGAACAAACATATCTTAAGTAGCCTTTCAAAAGGTGAACCTTGTCCTAATGGTAAAAATGCCTTGTCCACCCCAAATAGAGGTCCCAGGTCCAAACCACAAAAATAGCCTCTCCGCAATTCAAGGGTAAGGTTGCTTACGTCTAACCTTTCCTAACTCCGCCTCCATCAGAGAGACTTGTGCACCACAtgctatttcattttttatcttAACATACATTTAGTGATCAGTTTACAATGTCTGCAATCAGCTAGAGCCTCAAAAAGATTCTAAACCACATAATTTTCAACGCACATCAAGAGTAATTAACATATAAATTTCCCCATGTGATTTA
Proteins encoded in this window:
- the LOC119999393 gene encoding uncharacterized protein LOC119999393 isoform X6 encodes the protein MEVWRRYGCDDVELRAFCSKHSDGLGSCSMAQGHYSLSVNGDVSGTTPLPLLSTNKLDNHRSGENISVHRETCQSHDECNDGELAEFGLSDTILKTEIVSECADTLQAKNIANMAMSGRRNSDDFKPFDSVNLAPILKKLIERGKVNVKEVASDIGIPPDSLSSRLADDTLAPQLRFKIAKWLRNHAYMGFLQRNSNIDVKFPLEDENGTVDSPDDVTVTESDITVPGAVKCVPSRRRTNSNIRFSRNDKVIPFYEEFLIENGIETNEVKVDRVVSEEQENSSEWTITNASEKGSSNTDGFHDSVGHSLKSEGEPSNGNLHAYSQPVVSAFPQPDIVVNGNQRSLACANGNSVVVDLIKMGAASNCYIHLWISKKLQMHSELFLKNTDYEAEDPKQEGRSHLEESSRASACCNCQNQCPECSGLIGKLDRVKLEELAEARKVGVLELSPRDEVEGEIIYFQHRLLGNAVGRKSFTDGLIHKVVEIISHEIDVAHSRSWDAALVSQYLCDLREAKKQGRKERKHKEAQAVLAAATAAAATSSRISSFRKDAFDESAKQENLMKLNNSSGWICTSSQLMPRPKQTLSRVAVPRILTEKYFDYVQSVSDFSKEHPRSCDICRRSETILNPILVCSGCKVAVHLDCYHNMKESTGPWYCELCEALLPSRCPGAPTVNFLEKPYFVAECGLCGGTTGAFRKSSDGQWVHALCAEWIFESAFRRGQVNSVEGMETVTKGVDTCCICHCKHGVCITCNYGHCQTTFHPSCARSAGFYMNIKTSGGKLQHKAYCEKHSLEQRTKTQKHGLEELRSIKQIRVELERLRLLCERISRREKIKRELVFCSHDILAYKRDHVARSVLVHSPFFHPDSSESATTSLKGHTDGYKSSSEAIQRSDDITIDSTLSFKNLIKVPVSMDTDQKTDDSSSSQNIFTRQATERVPFSGNQILHKPSGSSLNSLDDGEWSSKSRKLIESFEKELVMTLDQASMKNQQLPKGYVYIPVDCLSKEKKVIQDDCSSEPVEHDG